A window of Panicum virgatum strain AP13 chromosome 8K, P.virgatum_v5, whole genome shotgun sequence contains these coding sequences:
- the LOC120645698 gene encoding UPF0481 protein At3g47200-like — protein MEMDKMLGHSMRGGEKLRGEGSDSSGSVVVEIQEAEKMAEHSAGANEELMDGSEEKGNCRSWVVEMEKLLEDTRPSLEMARWKQRSIYRVPEFIKKMTNRDSYQPQLMSLGPLHHGEPHLLPMEEHKGRAVLHMVNWVGKPLTEFVAAIEEVADELEAAYDGLDDRWRGVNRCRFVQMMVTDGCFLLELMRIQQSLYEDGGLDAGYAANDPVFSRHSFFSLWPIMKNDMIAMENQIPLTVLQRILFASRSGTPPSAREINDMAQLLLRCGPRFEEGLDNLGLHFLDILRKSYCGTTPHWQASDDEYEPRTPCAVELSEAGIQFEKTNTENIHDVDFVNGVLSMPLLTFYDQTEGELLNLMAFEWLHPDAKHDVRFYVCFVDKLTESERDVALLRSKGLLINMVGSDKVVVEMFNTLTKLVRTPPRGSRLGHVQWKVNDHCRKRRNKWRAMFMNNYLSNPWVFISLGAAVILLIATIMQTIYTVVPFYTRKD, from the exons atggagatgGACAAGATGCTCGGGCACTCTATGCGAGGAGGAGAGAAGCTGAGGGGAGAGGGGTCCGATAGCAGCGGCTCAGTCGTCGTGGAGATTCAAGAGGCGGAGAAGATGGCGGAGCACTCCGCGGGAGCAAACGAGGAGCTCATGGATGGGTCCGAGGAGAAGGGCAACTGTAGAAGTTGGGTGGTGGAGATGGAGAAGCTGCTCGAGGACACCAGGCCATCGTTGGAGATGGCGCGGTGGAAGCAGCGCTCTATCTATCGGGTGCCGGAGTTTATCAAAAAGATGACCAACAGAGATTCTTACCAGCCACAGTTGATGTCGCTGGGGCCCTTGCACCACGGCGAGCCCCACCTCCTGCCCATGGAGGAGCACAAGGGGCGGGCGGTGCTGCACATGGTTAACTGGGTCGGGAAGCCTCTAACAGAGTTCGTCGCAGCAATCGAGGAAGTGGCGGATGAGCTCGAGGCCGCCTACGATGGCCTTGATGATAGGTGGCGTGGAGTGAACAGGTGTAGGTTCGTGCAGATGATGGTCACGGATGGATGCTTCCTGTTGGAGCTGATGAGGATACAACAAAGTCTATACGAGGATGGGGGACTAGATGCTGGTTACGCGGCCAACGACCCCGTCTTCAGCAGGCACAGCTTTTTCAGTTTGTGGCCAATAATGAAGAACGACATGATCGCCATGGAAAACCAAATACCTCTAACCGTTCTGCAGAGGATCTTGTTTGCTAGCCGGAGTGGCACACCCCCG AGTGCTCGAGAGATCAACGATATGGCGCAACTACTTCTTCGTTGTGGCCCACGATTTGAGGAAGGCTTGGACAACCTAGGCCTCCATTTCCTGGACATTCTTCGCAAAAGCTATTGTGGCACCACTCCACATTGGCAAGCGTCGGACGATGAGTATGAGCCTCGCACGCCCTGTGCAGTTGAGTTGAGCGAGGCAGGGATCCAGTTCGAAAAAACAAATACGGAAAACATTCACGACGTTGACTTCGTAAACGGCGTGCTGAGCATGCCGCTGTTAACGTTCTATGATCAAACGGAGGGGGAGCTCCTCAACCTGATGGCATTTGAGTGGCTACATCCTGACGCCAAACACGATGTGAGGTTCTACGTCTGCTTCGTGGACAAACTTACCGAGTCAGAAAGAGATGTGGCACTTCTCAGGTCCAAAGGGCTCTTGATAAACATGGTAGGCAGCGACAAGGTGGTGGTGGAGATGTTCAACACCCTCACCAAGTTAGTACGGACGCCGCCCCGAGGCAGCAGGCTAGGCCACGTGCAATGGAAGGTGAACGACCACTGCAGGAAGCGCCGGAACAAATGGCGCGCCATGTTCATGAACAACTACTTAAGCAACCCCTGGGTGTTCATCTCCCTCGGGGCCGCCGTCATCCTGCTCATCGCCACCATCATGCAGACCATCTACACCGTCGTGCCGTTCTACACCAGAAAGGACTAG